The window TCCATACCCTTAGATCTGCCTGTTAACactagagagcaatagtaatggcatctttatgtaggcactaactccgccatggctcGTTGGACAAAGCTTATGGGGTTTTTGGATGGTTTTTGGATGGGGTTTTTGGATGGTTTTAGTataaacgctgaaaataaggtcGGTGGTAAACACAGGYTTAGGATATCTKctacgttttgttctatgagataatcttcatcagctaacatcaGCACATAAAGYACATWAAAGGCTTCATRAAttataaaggtcatgttaactgactRRTATTATCTCAGAGAACTCAACGCTTAacacctcagaccttattttcagtgtttatccccaaaaccctattctttccccattcctTTTCCCCAAAGGAATGGCTGaatgaaccagaggtaactcatttctgttttttaggactacaagctggcgagctctttTGACAAACACGCACRTACAAGCAACAAAAGGCCTGACAGACGTTCACTGCCCAAATAACAGGACTAGTGGAATCATGCTCCACTATCCTCATTGATTTCCTATTCATAATATTTCAGTAAATACACATTTTATCAACATCTTTTCAATTTAACATCTTCACAGTTCCTCAAAAACAATCATACTTTTCttacaaaatatagaaaaaaacatagaaaacattCATGTTATTCTGCAGTTACAAATTAATTGGTTTAAGAAAATACAGTATCAACACAAAAGCAGTTAGTGTCTTTATACATTTGCATAGTCTAacatgtgcttctctctctcagatttTTACATTTAAGCAGGCAAGtcgagaacaaattcttatttacgatgacagcctaccccagccaaacccagataacactgggccaattgtgcaccaYCCTATGKGAAYCCCAATCACAGCCYGATGTTATGTagcttggatttgaaccaggtattGCAGTGGCACCTGTTGTGCTGARatgcagtgccttagaccactgcRCCACTCAGGAGSCCAGRMAWTTYWGKCYTATATCAAAGCACAAAAAGGTAGTATTATATTAGAGGTGTGTAGTGACAGATGCATATTTTCATCACATCATTGAGGTCAATTACATCTTATGTAGTGATTGTCATGGGAATACCAGTTTRATATGTTTATTCCAGTGTTGTACAGTATGTCTACGGTAAAGGAACTCCTCAGTAMTCCTCTTTGATAGTCGTTGATATCGTCTCTGACAACAAGCTGCTGGAGCTGGTTGCCATGGAACYGTTGCTGGGGTcagccaggctgggctgggtcagggtcagggtggaAGTGGTCGTAGAAGCCTGCTGGGACAGCTGGATCTTCTTCTTGGTTATCTTCCTCTCCTTGGCTCTCCTGTTCTGGAACCAGATCTTCACCTGTTGTGATGATGTCAGTGAATGATAAGAMTGTACCTACAGTGTGAGGTGAGGTTTCTATGCACAGATAATCCACCTGTAGTTCTGAAACTCACCTGCGATCCAAACAAGAAATTCTGAAACTGATTGGATTCTAAATAATTGATCCTCAGTGACCCACATGACTCTCAGAAACTTGCCTGTttttctcatctgtctctctgacatacTTGTCTCTCTCACacgcctgtctgtctctctgccatcTACCTGTCTCTCTGAGAGGCTGTCCCATGGCTAGCTCTGTACTGGAATTTCTTCTACAGCTCTCCAattgtctctctatcacacaccTGTCTCTCTGAGAGGCTGAGGCCCAGGGCCAGTTCTGTCTCTCTGACCCATCTGTCTCTCTGAGAGACTGAGGCCCAGGGCAAGTTCCCATCCCTCTGACCCACCTGTCTCTCTGAGAGGCTGAGGCCCAGGGCCAGTTCTGTCCCTCTGACCCACCTGTCTCTCTGAGAGGCTGAGGCCCAGGGAAAGTTCTGTCTTCCTCCTGATGKTGATGTATCTACTGGCCTGGAACTCCTTCTCTAGCCCCAGGCGCTGCTGGTCTGTGTACACCACCCTGTACTTATCCTTGGTGCGTGTCTTCCCTCCTAGACACAAGAATKACAATGTTACAAMAACACAACAATACATTAGAATAACTGATGATAACTTGCATGTTCCAGCAttgattcatattttttttaaatcacagacAATATGTTGACATTTAAAACCTGTTGAACTTTAATGKTAAGTGGATGGCCGTATAAAACATATCTTCATGAGAGGGCCATGAACAGTACCAAGTCATGCCCTATACTGTTAGAAAGCCCTGATATCTTgctttttgtttagtgtttattaTTTATCTATGATTTGTATGCACTTTTTACTGCCATAGTAGTAAGAAAAATAGTACAGGGTAGATGTTTTATTTCATACGATATGAACAACGTTTTCCTGAGAAATAGGGGATTAGGGCTTGATTGTCTTCTAATAATCTACATATACTCACAATCAACTTTACAATTGAGATGATATAAGATTTCAGCTGCCTTATTACTGTAATCATTTTTTATATAACTACTGTAGTGGTCAGGGAAAATCCAACTCATTTCCTGGTACACTCATTCATTGTTTCGTCAAGCTCTCAGCTTACATCTAATATAAAGATTGTGATGGACACAAAGTGGTTTTGTTTCACATCAAGTTGTTTTTATTTGAATATAAATCCATTTCTGTTTGTTGTACAGCGACGGGACTATGTCGTATCGCTGCAGTTTTGCAGCGCTATGCGACTTGTATGCCTGTGATATACCGTATTGTCACAAACTGACGGTCAGTCCAATCAGCGAATGAGCGTTAAGGCGGGACTTCCGACCCTCCCATGGCTTTTGATAACCTCATACCCAAGAGTCATCCGAGGCCAACTAAATTGGgtgtggcagggtagcctagtggttagagtgttggactaggaACTGAAAGTTTGAAAGTTcaaatcctgagctgacaaggtgcaaATCTGGCATTCTAccactgaacaggcagttaacacactgttcctagaccgtcattgaaaataagcatgtgttcttaactgacttgcctaggtaaaaaatatttaactttttaattttttattgaagCAGGGTTGTCAGCCAGAAGTTGATTTATAAACAAATTACCTTGATAAAACAATTWAATTATAACAAAAGTCACCTAAATAACTTAATGTTTAAGAGgctgaattaaatgtatatagtatgagGTGATCAGAAATACAAAAAGTGTATTACAACTCTGGAAGGAATTGGCTAAAACATCCATAATATGTCTAGCTAAGCATAAAGCCTCCAATGACAGTGTGAACATGTTTCCATGACTAAGGCTGTACAATGTGTGAACAGTGTCACCATGGACTGCTGAAATTGCTGATGGTGACATGGAGTCACACACCGGGACGGTTGAAAACTCCCTGACGCCGGTGAAAGCTTCAACTACCCTATTAATCATGTTAATCATAACCACCGTGTAAGAGACCACAAAACATCACTGTGGTGGTTCTTATCACTGTGAGAGCTGTTTACATAGGTGTTTACATAGTTAGCCATTCACACTTgcgtgcctacacacacacacacacacacacacacacacacacatccctcccaaACACAGACAGCGCCAGGGATGGATGAGTCAGGGAGATGGTATTGATCCACAGGGGCAGTCTTGACGGCACGGTGTGAAGTACATTGATTGCAGCAGGGTGAGGAGGGTTGAGATAAGACCAGGAAAGTTTCCTGGAGAGGAGGGTTGGTCCTGAGACATCCAGACAAACCCCTGGCTGTCAGCCTTATTTGCCCAGCCTGTCACCCCCATAGTGGACAGAGAGGGTGTGGAACCACAGGTCACAGACTCCCTGTCCTAGGCTGTTAGCTTTTCACTCACATCTTTCACCAATCAAGGGAATAGGTGAAAAGGTTCTGTTAAATGGATATGTGTGACGTTTTGTATCGGTTCTGGGACGTGTGTGAATATGTATTCCGTCGTCAGTGTGTCACCAATGCTTGTCCTGTGTCCTGTACACCTAGTCAAAACTCAAAACCTGACGTCTGCCATTGAGTACTGTCATCGGATCAACATAATGGTTATTTTTCTAATAGGTGTTCTACTCTACGAGATGTTGGTAAATCAACAAACTGTTATAGTTCTGTTCAACGATAGATAGACTATTGTATCAGAGGATTTCCTTTGTAAATGAAATGCTGTTACAAAATAAACATATTCTATATGTGTTTACATTGCTCTATGAGTTCAGTGGAACAATTTCTTATCAACTGTGTAAGCCTTTGCATGCaacgtggtctcagagcatttcaYATTATTCTGTATGCAAATCTGTGGCACTCCATTTAGYACAGTTTTACATTACGTTAGGTTACGTTATGAATGGAATCGCAGTCAGAAAAACGTAAAATATATTACGTATTGCTCTGAGGCCAGGCTATTGCATGAGATAAATCCATGCAAGTTTGTGTGGGTCAATAATGAAGAAATAGGCTACAGTACATACTCTGGTATTCAACAGGCACTAATCTCTGCAGGCAATAGCCAGGTAAGATttgttttatattggatattcaGTGGATATTCGGTTTTGTCTCATCAATAGTtattgaaccaagcatgccatgacTATGAAGATGGTATATTCTGATCCAGGGGTGGATGGAGAAAAATCCACacttaaacattttttatttgatataaataataatatttcggatttcaatcttcaatagctcTTAGACAAACCGTGCCATGATTATGAAAACGATATATTCTGAATGGGGGGAGGATGGACAAAAATAcaaagattttattttataaaaatctCTTCATAtttcttttgtttgttgttgctttCAATCTCcaatagctcttacacaaagcATGCCATGACTATGAAAAGGATTTATCAAAAAACAAAAACGAATTACATTTTTAGATCCTCCCCTTATTCAGAATATATAATTTTCATACTCATGGACCACTTTGTCTAAgagctattgaagattgaaatcAGAAATCGTATTattcattaaaaatatatatatttaaaaaaggtagatttttctccatcctcccctggttcctgagtggcgcagttgAGGGCGGGTGTGGGTAAACAAATGGCTGACCCACGCACTGCTACCAGACATGACATGTAAGCATACAAACTGTGGTGAGGGACACCAACATGCTGCTGGGGTAAAGTACATAAAGGTGGTGTCCTTTCTTCAGTTTTTGAAAAGTAACACTGTTTCTTGGGTTTAAATTAGCCTGCCATCTCTTCCTTTCATCTGACCCTTCTACTGAAGCAGCATTATTTCATGGCTGAATATATGTCACCTTTTTTTATAATCTACAGCAAAACACTACTCTGCTGGTAAAAAGACACCCTCCATTTGAATTCAGGAAGGGAAAGCGTTTAATAAATATTGAAGTCTATATCTAAGTCGACGTCCGTTAGAGCCAATCTACCTTTAGCACCAGCCAAGTGAACGCTAAAGGATGAGAAACTGTTACAATACTAATAAATCCTCCAGCCAAACCAGCGCCCTATAGCCCTGATGTTCATCAGAATGTGGTGAGACGTGCAGTAGCTGACACYCATGTACTACTGCTCATAGCTCACATTAATGCCATTTCTCTACCATTAGTAATAAGAGCATAAATGTAGAGCTTTTTTGAAGAGTGTGTTTTCAGTGCAGGTGCcttgtgggactgtgtaggaccacACATATCTTGTTCGTTGCTgcaaaccagacagacagacagatggaaagATGAATGCTCAGCACGCTCACATGCACACAAAGCACAACAGGCACATTGTCAATTACACAACCCACTGACACAGATTCCAGACATAAACTTTGAGCAAAACCAACAGTCTGAGTTCTATGTAAGTCTGAAACTCTCTCATAGCTCCCTTAAAAATGTCTCTATCCATCATCTGCAGAAAAGTTACAAACCACAAAACTCTTTAAATagaacacacatagacaactaaTTTAGAGTGACTCTCCCTCTGTGCCAGAAATAAGAATCAGACCCTTTTTACAAACCCATAAATCTGCCTATATTTCTCTAATTAAAGAGTAAATGTAATTATCCCTGTGGTTAACTGTAGTAGTCCTACATTAACAGTGTATATAATCTCAGTACTGTACATCTTGTAGACACAAAATCTAATCCtaatcaaatccaagtttatttgttGCGTATACAGTTTAGT of the Salvelinus sp. IW2-2015 unplaced genomic scaffold, ASM291031v2 Un_scaffold3466, whole genome shotgun sequence genome contains:
- the LOC139025879 gene encoding homeobox protein CDX-1-like — translated: MSNYYAANWSADPSRLSSSEEEDYDYRYRGKTRTKDKYRVVYTDQQRLGLEKEFQASRYIXIRRKTELSLGLSLSERQVKIWFQNRRAKERKITKKKIQLSQQASTTTSTLTLTQPSLADPSNXSMATSSSSLLSETISTTIKEXY